The proteins below come from a single Phocoena sinus isolate mPhoSin1 chromosome 2, mPhoSin1.pri, whole genome shotgun sequence genomic window:
- the GPBP1L1 gene encoding LOW QUALITY PROTEIN: vasculin-like protein 1 (The sequence of the model RefSeq protein was modified relative to this genomic sequence to represent the inferred CDS: inserted 5 bases in 3 codons; deleted 1 base in 1 codon; substituted 2 bases at 2 genomic stop codons) produces the protein MVQHDFVPAWLNFSAPQSAKSPTATFENHGEHLPXGDGRLGVSRRRHNSSDGFSNNGPLXTTGDSWPQPSLFRHDSVDSGVSKGAYAGITGNLSGWHGSSRGHDGMSQRSXGGTGNHRHWNGSFHSRKGCAFQEKPATEIREEKKDDKVEGLQFEEDDFPSLNPEADKQSQPCRPIGTPSGVWENPPSAKQPSKMLDIKKVYKQDPAAAFSAAFTSPGSHHANGNKLSTMVPSVYKNLVPKPVPPPSKPSAWKANRMEHKSGSLSSSWESAFTSPISVTKPVVLAGGIVSSSPKESPASTTPPTEISSSRLTKLTCRTTDRKSEFLKTLKDDRNGDFSESRDXEKLEDSEDNSTPDPKENGEEGCHQNCLALPVEDEGEVLSHSLEAEHRLLKAMGWQEYPEKDENCLPLTEDELREFHMKTEELRRNGFGKNGFLQSQSSSLFSPWRNTCKAXFEDSDDTETSSSEASDDDAWK, from the exons ATGGTACAGCATGACTTTGTTCCTGCTTGGCTAAATTTCTCAGCACCACAGTCAGCAAAGTCACCTACGGCCACCTTTGAAAACCACGGAGAGCACCTACCCTGAGGAGATGGTAGACTTGGAGTAAGCCGTCGTCGACATAATTCCTCTGATGGCTTTTCTAACAATGGACCTCTATGAACGACAGGAGATTCCTGGCCCCAGCCCTCCCTATTCCGCCATGATTCCGTGGACTCTGGTGTCTCTAAGGGAGCATATGCTGGAATCACAGGGAACCTATCTGGTTGGCACGGCTCTTCCCGAGGTCACGACGGCATGAGCCAGCGTA GGGGTGGCACAGGGAACCATCGCCACTGGAATGGCAGCTTCCACTCCCGGAAAGGCTGTGCCTTTCAGGAAAAGCCAGCTACAGAGAttagggaagagaagaaagatgatAAGGTGGAAGGGTTGCAGTTTGAAGAAGACGACTTTCCTTCTTTGAATCCAGAAGCTGACAAACAGAGTCAGCCATGCAGACCTATTGGGACCCCTTCTGGAGTGTGGGAAAACCCACCTAGTGCCAAGCAGCCCTCCAAAATGCTAGACatcaaaaaagtttacaaacaagATCCTGCTGCTGCCTTCTCTGCTGCATTCACCTCACCAGGATCTCACCATGCAAACGGAAACAAATTGTCAACCATGGTTCCAAGTGTCTATAAGAACCTGGTTCCTAAGCCTGTACCACCTCCATCCAAGCCCAGTGCATGGAAAGCTAACAGAATGGAACACAAATCAGGATCCCTTTCCTCTAGCTGGGAGTCTGCTTTTACCAGTCCAATCTCTGTTACCAAACCAGTAGTACTGGCTGGTGGTATAGTTTCAAGCTCTCCCAAAGAGAGT CCCGCCAGCACTACTCCTCCGACTGAGATCAGCTCCTCTCGTCTGACCAAGTTGACCTGCCGAACTACTGACAGGAAGAGCGAGTTCCTGAAGACTCTGAAGGATGACCGGAATGGAGACTTCTCAGAGAGCAGAGA TGAGAAGCTGGAGGATTCAGAGGACAACAGCACACCTGAcccaaaagaaaatggagaggaaggCTGTCATCAGAATTGTCTTGCTCTCCCCGTAGAAGACGAAGGGGAGGTCCTCTCTCACTCTTTGGAAGCAGAGCACAGGTTATTGAAAGCAATGGGATGGCAGGAGTATCCTGAAAAAGATGAGAATTGCCTTCCCCTCACAGAGGATGAACTCAGAGAGTTCCACATGAAGACAGAGGAGCTGAGAAGAAATGGCTTTGGGAAGAATGGCTTCTTGCAGAGCCAGAGTTCTAGCCTGTTCTCCCCTTGGAGAAACACTTGTAAAGC GTTTGAGGACTCAGACGACACAGAAACAAGTAGCAGTGAAGCATCTGATGACGATGCCTGGAAGTAG